One Carettochelys insculpta isolate YL-2023 chromosome 15, ASM3395843v1, whole genome shotgun sequence DNA window includes the following coding sequences:
- the LOC142021118 gene encoding protocadherin beta-15-like — protein MAARCRRRQVVCLCVGLWVCVAGAEPLRYSVAEEKKSGWLVANVAKDLQVPAGRLSAGGARLVWKGADRYLELDRRSGDVRVKEKMDREGLCGQREPCLLQLELVLENPLELHRVEVRVEDVNDNSPQFPASEFTLELPEQIPVNTRFPLEEAQDPDAGANGIQSYAISSNEHFRLEVQTRADGGKYPELVLQKALDREAQAQLVLILSAADGGVPQRTGTAQVRVDVLDNNDNLPQFSQAVYRAQLLENSPRGTLVSKVEASDPDEGSNAEITYSFWKVAEEVLELFQLHPASGEITVLGLVDYEERSSYELNIQAKDGGGLSAHCKVVVEIQDTNDNAPEVTVTSVSSTIAEDSPPGTAVALISVRDRDSGENGRTSCSIEGQVPFALKWSLENYYQVVTQEPLDREKVSEYKVSIAARDWGAPRLSSVREIRVRVSDVNDNPPVFAEASYVLRVQENNVPGLLIGRVQAADVDAEQNGQVRYSAVAGAGGELPFSINAESGQVYALRSLDYEERREFEVRVRASDGGSPPLSAEVTVRVAVLDANDNAPFLLCPLQNSSSPGAELVPRWAGAGYLVTKVVAVDEDAGQNSWLSYQLLKATEPGLFAVGVQSGEVRTRRPVASPPDAVKQKLVVVVRDNGEPARSSSATLQVLLVDGFSEAHVQLVAAPPEQEPQDSLTLWLVIALSFISFLLVVSVVSAVGIRLCKARRGPERYVAASRKMWCAPQLGRNPAEPSGAGTLPESSCSEVCLSTGSGASEFKFLRPLFPSVAAERSAAGGPVLGSQLSSRVKGAEESPPEVSADVFHFH, from the coding sequence ATGGCGGCTCGGTGCAGGAGAAGGCAggttgtgtgcctgtgtgtgggtctgtgggtgtgtgtggcgggggccGAGCCGCTGCGCTACTCTGTGGCCGAGGAGAAGAAAAGCGGGTGGCTGGTTGCGAACGTGGCCAAGGATCTGCAGGTGCCTGCGGGGCGCTTGTCCGCCGGCGGGGCGCGGCTGGTGTGGAAAGGGGCCGATCGGTATTTGGAGCTGGACCGGCGCTCCGGGGATGTGCGAGTGAAGGAGAAAATGGACCGTGAGGGTCTGTGCGGGCAGCGGGAGCCGTgtttgctgcagctggagctggtgctggaaaACCCCCTGGAGCTGCACCGCGTGGAGGTGCGGGTCGAAGATGTGAACGACAATTCTCCCCAGTTCCCTGCCAGCGAGTTCACGTTGGAGTTGCCGGAGCAGATCCCCGTAAACACCCGCTTCCCATTAGAAGAAGCCCAAGATCCGGACGCGGGAGCAAACGGCATCCAGAGCTACGCGATCAGCTCCAACGAGCACTTCCGCCTGGAGGTGCAAACCCGCGCGGACGGCGGTAAATACCCGGAGCTTGTGCTGCAGAAAGCGTTAGATCGCGAGGCGCAGGCGCAGTTGGTGCTGATTCTCAGCGCTGCCGATGGGGGCGTTCCGCAGAGAACCGGCACAGCCCAAGTCCGCGTGGATGTGCTGGATAACAACGACAACTTGCCGCAGTTCAGCCAGGCCGTGTACAGGGCGCAGCTGCTGGAGAACAGCCCGAGAGGCACTTTGGTGTCGAAGGTGGAAGCCAGTGATCCGGACGAAGGTTCAAACGCAGAAATCACCTATTCCTTCTGGAAGGTGGCTGAAGAAGTTCTCGAGTTATTCCAACTACATCCGGCATCGGGGGAAATCACTGTGCTGGGGTTGGTTGACTATGAAGAAAGAAGCAGTTACGAGCTGAATATCCAGGCCAAAGATGGCGGGGGTCTCTCTGCGCACTGCAAAGTGGTGGTGGAGATCCAGGACACGAACGACAACGCTCCGGAGGTGACAGTGACCTCCGTGAGCAGCACCATCGCCGAGGACTCGCCGCCGGGGACAGCGGTGGCCCTGATCAGCGTGAGAGACCGAGACTCCGGGGAGAACGGGCGAACAAGCTGCTCGATTGAGGGCCAGGTGCCGTTCGCTTTGAAGTGGAGCCTGGAGAACTATTACCAGGTGGTGACCCAAGAGCCCCTGGACCGAGAGAAGGTGTCCGAGTACAAGGTGAGCATCGCCGCGAGGGACTGGGGCGCTCCGAGGCTGTCGTCAGTGCGGGAGATCCGTGTGCGGGTGTCGGATGTGAATGACAACCCGCCGGTGTTCGCAGAGGCGTCGTACGTGCTGCGGGTGCAGGAGAACAACGTGCCGGGGCTGCTGATCGGGAGGGTCCAGGCCGCGGACGTAGACGCGGAGCAGAACGGCCAGGTGAGGTACTCGGCGgtggccggggccgggggcgAGCTGCCGTTCTCCATCAACGCGGAGAGCGGGCAGGTGTACGCGCTGCGCTCTCTGGACTACGAGGAAAGGAGGGAGTTCGAGGTGCGGGTGCGAGCGTCGGACGGCGGGTCCCCTCCGCTGAGCGCTGAAGTGACCGTCCGCGTGGCGGTGCTTGACGCAAACGACAACGCCCCGTTCCTCCTGTGCCCTCTGCAGAACAGCAGCTCCCCCGGGGCGGAGCTGGTGCCCCGCTGGGCGGGGGCGGGTTACCTGGTGACCAAGGTGGTGGCTGTGGATGAAGACGCGGGTCAGAATTCGTGGCTTTCGTACCAGCTGCTGAAGGCCACGGAGCCGGGTCTGTTCGCCGTGGGTGTGCAGAGCGGGGAGGTGAGAACCAGGCGTCCTGTAGCGAGCCCGCCGGACGCGGTGAAACAGAAGCTCGTGGTGGTGGTGCGAGACAACGGCGAGCCGGCCCGGTCGAGCAGCGCGAcgctgcaggtgctgctggtgGATGGGTTCTCGGAGGCCCACGTGCAGCTGGTGGCTGCGCCCCCGGAGCAGGAGCCGCAGGACTCGCTCACCCTGTGGCTGGTCATTGCTTTGTCCTTCATTTCCTTCCTTCTGGTGGTGTCCGTGGTGTCAGCTGTGGGCATCCGGCTGTGCAAGGCCAGGCGCGGCCCCGAGCGGTACGTTGCAGCGTCCCGGAAGATGTGGTGCGCGCCCCAGTTGGGCAGGAACCCCGCGGAGCCGAGCGGCGCCGGGACTCTGCCTGAGTCGTCTTGTTCTGAGGTTTGCCTGAGCACGGGGTCTGGCGCGAGCGAGTTTAAATTTCTGCGGCCGCTGTTCCCGTCTGTGGCGGCCGAGCGCAGCGCTGCGGGGGGGCCCGTTCTCGGCTCTCAGCTCAGCTCCCGGGTGAAGGGCGCGGAGGAATCGCCGCCAGAGGTGAGTGCTGATGTTTTTCACTTCCATTAG